A window of Pseudoliparis swirei isolate HS2019 ecotype Mariana Trench chromosome 2, NWPU_hadal_v1, whole genome shotgun sequence genomic DNA:
AAGGAGCAAAGCAGCACGACGACTTCTCCTGCGGTCAGCCGCCTCCTGAGATTTGGAGCCGTCGCCCTCATTGTTGGAGCAGTGTTGATGTTGTGTGCATCGCTGGCTGCTCTCTACTTGTGGAAAGTCAGCGATAGCAATGTAAGTGTCCACTGAGGATAATACCAACGTTATTACAATGCCCCTAATATATATGAAAGGTGAATGAAAGGGTGCTTTGGgatgctttataaataatcaTATTCATCACAATTCAGACTGTGAAATTGCATCTTTAATTATGTTACAGCATAAATTGTTCCAGTTACTCTGCTCCATCCTATACAATATAGTgtaatgtgtttgtgtcctgTTGAGCTCACCCGTAGGGCAACCATTCCCCTCAAGGTCCTGTGGTGCTTTGCTTTATTCTTAGTGTGCTTAAACAATTCACAGGATTTCTGTGAGCAACACCAATAATCACTGTGCAGAGGGATTGCACGAGCAGTAGGAAGCTTGTTTTTTCTGGATCACATTTCTATTGTGTTGCATGACTTGACTAATCCGTCATTTTTAACGTTCCACCTTGAATGCTGCCAGGTTTATAATGTCCGCTACAGTATGAACATCAATGGGGAGGTGAGGCAGGGCTCCGTGGAAATTGATTCAGACAACAACCTGAAGAGATTTAAAACTGGGAGTGGAGCTGAGGAAACTGTGGAGATTCACGACTTTCAAATTGTGAGTGAGTCCTTGTTCTCTCGTCCTGAGGTCGTGGGACTTAGTGTGTGCTTAGCGAAGTGGCAAAGCTGTAACTGTAAACATGGCATCTCTGTGATTTGGTTCAGGGAATCACCGGAATACGCTTCTATGGAGGagaaaagtgctatataaaaTCCCAAATCAAAGCCAATCTTCCACACATAGGAGCTGTCAACAAAGAGTCGCTGATGTTTGACCTGGTATTTGGAAACAAATAAATGGCATGGTTGATAGCAACCATATCCTCATTTATTTATCTCATTCAAGGACATTCATATCattgtgtaatttttttaattttgatgCTATAGCATAATTTCATTTTGTGAAACTTTAATGCAAGTGGAGCcacattgaattgaattgaacctgtTCTTCTTTCCAGACTGATGAAGTAATTCCAGTGAGTTTTGATGAAGAGTTCCTCATGTGGGTTTCTGCTGAACAGCCGCTGAAGGACACCAGCTTTCTGAGCAACACAATTCTGGATCTTTGCGGGGATCTTCCCATTTACTGGCTGCGACCTATTTATTCTAAAGGTTGCCACGGTCTCTTCGTTCTTGATATAATGTTTTGCTTCACATCCAGCCCCATCCCACAGGGTCTATACAACTGGTCTGCTTCACACAGCATGGTCCATTCATTTTCAATTAGTATTGTACATTCTTTCATAGATTATTTAAAGCGTGCTTGTGATTGCCCTTATCGGCTGACACACTTGTAAAAATGCACAGCCTTATGTGAGAAGTTGGTGAAACAGTTGAACATCTTGAACATACTCTACATTTAGAGTCCACCAAAAAAGGCTCTAGTCCTGGATTAAAAAAGAATGATCTTGAAATATGCAAGACTGCTTGAAATCACTGCTGCTAATTCAATTATTCAGGACGTCTGAGACAGCCCCGGCTATGTATGATTGAGCTCTGAGGACATGTATGGCGTCTTGTGGATGTTGACCCAAAACTCTTGCCTCTGGTGGCTGCTGTAACAGAtggggagagaagaaagagagacacacagcgagCCAAACGGCAGTTTAACATAGAGGAGATAGAGACATCTGCTGAcgagaggagcccagtgagtCACACGGAAGATGACACCtccaaagtcatggaaaaagagGAGGGGGCACACTCTGCTGCGGGGTCAGCATACAATCCTGAAAACCCCTATCATGTGAGTACTAACTTCATCAACAACACTGTTTATGATGAACAAGGCTCCAGAATTCGTGAATTTTTTATTAACTATCAAGAGGCATATACTGAGCCCTGAAGCAACCCTTAAAGTTACATTAGGAACTGAAGTTTCTCTGTGTTGTAAACACTTTCTCAGATAACTTCACAACAACATGCGTGAAATGCCCGCCTTGGTAAATTAGAAGTAAGATATGTACTAACGTCTGCCAGCTGATAGATTGCTGCGCCTATAGGTGTTATATCATTCATTGGCTATGATTAGAGATCATTGGGGTAACAGCTGCAATTGTTGATGAAATTTAAATTTTGAACTGAAGTGAAAATTCCTTTTAGTCATAAAAAATGTATGTGCCTAAAAGAACTGTAGCGACACGTCTCGGAGGATAAGAAGTTTTTGAAAAGATTTGAATTGCAAAtgagtacagatacccaaaaaaagagaaagagattgCTCTTTACAAAGTTAACATTGCTTCAAAACTGCAGCGCAGTGGAGGGTCCAGAGAGGAAGGTGCCATGACCTTTGACAGCATGTTGGACCACCAGGGGATCTGCTGTGCAGAGTGCCAACGCCGCTACACTCACTGTCAGAGGATATGCGAGCCTCTGCGCGGACACTGGCCGTGGCCTTACAACTACAGAGGGTGCCGGGTGGCTTGCCGAGTCATTATGCCCTGTCGCTGGTGGGTGGCACGCATTTTAGGTCTAGTGTAAGAAAAAACGCCAAAGATGAGATAAcatatcttttctttcttctgaagACCCCCACGGTTCCTAAACGTTCAGCTTCTACGCATGAAGTTATTTATGTTCTGTGTTTTACTCTAAATATAGCCAGAAAGCTATGCTTGTTAGCATGTAATACAGATCATGATGATTAGTGTGATTATCTATACTATAATGCTGATGCAATGTCACATTTTCAtccagaaaaaaatattttcatacAAACAGGTGCTTTTTTATTTGTCGGCTGCTTCTTGCCATACAGTAaaactggaacacacacataccatatTCCTGTTAGCAACAAATTCACGAATGAGCACATCCATTTTTGTATCATATAATTCCAAAGcttaatgtgctgtactgtgTTTAATGAAATGTACGGGACTGAATCCAAAGGCTCAGCGGATCATGCACCTTTTGTGACTGAGTAGGCTTCAATAAATTCTAATTACAGTATATGCTGGCTTTGATGTCGACATTTTTTTATGCTACATCTTGTTTCCATGGTTCCACTCGGTGCTTTTCTGATAAAACTGAAGCGACAGCAATGGTTGCCATAACTTCAATTCAAAGCTCAGAAATCAGTTTGAGGGCAATGCAATTTGTGCACACTGACATCTGCATTGATGTGAACTAATGTGAAATGAGTGTCACGGCAATGATGGAAAATATTTTCAGAAAAGtgacatttttattaaataaataaatccaccattttatttatttattttcgatGAAAAGAGAAGTGTGTGGATCCTAAGCTACCAAATAACATGATCACAGAGTCAGGCCTTTTTGTGCCTCGTGGTATAAGCTATTCTGAATACCTCAAAAATCAAAAGAAATCTGATTATGATCTTTCAAGCCATATGCCAACTTTCTAAATAATTGAAAGGAGCCACGTTGCGATCAAGACAATTTCAAAGAGGGTGATGCAGGCACATCAAATTACAACAGATGTGAAATTGCATCATTTCTGCCACTAAAGCTGCATTGAAACTCTGAAGCCGAGTGAggaacaacacaaagagatgctTGTCTCTTTGCTTGGAGATCGTTCCTGGTTTTATGGGGGTAGAGGTGCTTATCACATGTGCACCGCTGATAAGACGGCCTCTGTGATTCCGTAGGCGATATAATATTAATCCCTCTCCCACGTCTGCAGATGCACTTAAAAGAAGGTGACAAGCATGACATATCCAGGACCTCCTGATGGCTCGTGCTCTGGAGTGCAGACGCGAAAAGAGCCCCAAGTACCCTCAAGTGATGTAAATTTGCAGGGGGAGTCCAATTTCCATCACAGCGCTGTCACTGCCATGGTCATTAAACTAAATCATCCCGCTGTATGTCACACAGCTCTCATTTTAAAGTCCCCTCAATAATGGAGTTATACTTGGACTGAGGATTTCAGCACAACAGTGAATGTTTGACCTGACAGCAGCTGGGAGAGTCCCCTGCACATTATTTCATCTTTAGAAATCAAAGGCACACAATGCATATGGACGTATGAGATACCTTGAAGTTATTCATTTTAATTGAGAGACATTTCCATATCTTAGCTATACCAGCTGTGGTTCCACAGGACTAATATATAATCTCCGTAGTTAGTGAGTGCAGCTGAAATTCAAATATGATATGTTATATGTGCCTGTTGCTGTCGGCGGTTACCTTGGGTTTCACATGTTGATACAGCAGCACAACACAAAGAGCTCCGAGTCTAAGCTAGACAaaaggagatgaaaaaaaacacaaagcaagaagaagaaaaaacgtataACCACAAGCAACAACTCAAAATGGCAtttaaattaagaaaaaaaaatacatagctCAGAACAACAGCAGTTTTGCTATCCTGAGGccctgttttaaaaaaaaagagtgttttCTTTTGCCGTTACTCTCGAAAGAAGAGCAATGTGCCCCATTGAGTAGAAAGGACGAATGTGTTGGAGAGCAGCGTCGGTGTCTGAGACAGCGGTGCCTttttgtttgcctcccctctggAGCCAAGCTTACCCTGGGAGCCCTGCAGCCAGGGAACAAACAGAGCTTTGTGAGCACTGACCCACTGTGCCCAGCAGCCAGACTGCAAGCCTCCACTCCTGTGCTAATaggaaaccacagaagaagagtaTGCAGCAGCAGAGGGAGGGGAGCTTTCTCACACCCACCTGTGCTTTCATCATCGCCCATCAAAACAGCCACAGCCAGGCAGCGGTCTGTGGTCCTCTGGTGGCCACTGAATCAAAAGTGTGTACACCAACATCCTCTTGGCACTAACACTCAGCACAATACATTCGGGATATCTCAGCTTGTGATTTATTTTGTGGCATAGATTTGTGATAATCAAGCCTATGCACTCACTCGAGCTGCCTATAAATATGTCAATAGCCTGTCATGAATGTGCCTGTGGTTGCCCAAGAGGCATTAGAAGTGCGAATAGAAGTGTGAAGTGAACCACTCTGATAAACGTGTCCTACATTTGATTGCATGTTTCCCATTACATCcagaaatgaatgaaataaacagTAGTGACAGTCCATTTTGCACCTAAACCAGAACACAGAAACCCTTTTAGACTAGCTCATTAGGTTTTTCTGCAAGAAAGCCCCGCAAGACACTTATAGGTGCTGGCGTCGCGAAGA
This region includes:
- the cnmd gene encoding leukocyte cell-derived chemotaxin 1, producing the protein MRETMDKIPNTNHGSGCFEHCPPLQSSTTTSPAVSRLLRFGAVALIVGAVLMLCASLAALYLWKVSDSNVYNVRYSMNINGEVRQGSVEIDSDNNLKRFKTGSGAEETVEIHDFQIGITGIRFYGGEKCYIKSQIKANLPHIGAVNKESLMFDLTDEVIPVSFDEEFLMWVSAEQPLKDTSFLSNTILDLCGDLPIYWLRPIYSKDGERRKRDTQRAKRQFNIEEIETSADERSPVSHTEDDTSKVMEKEEGAHSAAGSAYNPENPYHRSGGSREEGAMTFDSMLDHQGICCAECQRRYTHCQRICEPLRGHWPWPYNYRGCRVACRVIMPCRWWVARILGLV